The following are from one region of the Halomonas qaidamensis genome:
- a CDS encoding sigma-54-dependent Fis family transcriptional regulator: MLHHTHATKQFQATTQLQSEQRRHIEHIFQLGEGLDAPCLPAQATIRRSWLRCLNDYQLDPTHPRPARVVPQQTLIEHRESVDELLHVARAGVDQLYGQIAQLGYVLLVTDHRGITVEFRGDPNQDQQLRKAGLYLGADWDERFAGTCAVGTCLHDRQAIICHRQEHFDASHISLTCTAAPIADPQGNVMAVLDISALQSPTQHESQNFSLSLVTLYARMIEDAYFLQRYRDCLMVRLDTSREFVHVNGRGLIAIEENGQVIAANAVGRELIAEHQHRWPPWSANHTPMLGELFECEIADILSINSGTDDQLRAFRARASNTIHFISLLEPRRPRMAQRTTPPASELPEPLARLGADDPAMRKVQKLAERLRNETNVNVLISGETGTGKEVVARALHESGNRAKQPFIAVNCAAIPESLIESELFGYEPGAFTGGRSKGMRGLIPQAHGGTLFLDEIGDMPLALQTRLLRVLAEREVMPLGANTPVKIDIRVITATHRHIEEMIQQGEFREDLYYRLNGAQLRLPALRERADKLYVIRRVFEDIATERATHVSPRLRADAISALLAYSWPGNIRQLKNALAFALATSESDEITVHDLPEQCLSQRITRHEATQLVADVSESQPGSLTHLLKQHHWNISAVARALGVSRPTVYRQMQRQGIVPPNWQG, from the coding sequence ATGCTGCATCACACGCACGCCACTAAACAGTTTCAGGCAACTACACAGCTTCAGTCTGAACAGCGTCGACATATCGAGCATATTTTTCAGCTCGGTGAAGGGCTAGACGCCCCCTGCTTACCTGCACAGGCCACCATTCGTCGTTCCTGGCTGCGCTGCCTAAATGACTATCAGCTAGACCCCACTCACCCACGCCCAGCACGGGTAGTGCCTCAGCAAACCCTGATTGAGCACCGCGAGTCTGTTGACGAGTTACTGCATGTCGCCCGCGCCGGGGTCGACCAGCTCTATGGACAAATAGCCCAGCTTGGCTACGTGCTACTGGTCACCGACCACCGCGGCATTACCGTTGAGTTTCGCGGTGATCCCAACCAGGATCAGCAATTACGCAAAGCAGGCCTCTACTTGGGCGCTGACTGGGACGAACGCTTTGCTGGCACCTGCGCTGTTGGCACCTGTTTACATGATCGCCAGGCCATCATCTGCCACCGCCAGGAACACTTCGATGCTTCCCATATTTCACTGACCTGCACCGCCGCCCCCATTGCTGACCCTCAGGGTAATGTGATGGCCGTGTTAGATATCTCCGCGCTGCAGTCACCTACGCAACACGAAAGTCAGAATTTCAGCCTATCGCTAGTAACGCTTTATGCACGCATGATTGAGGATGCCTATTTTCTTCAGCGCTACCGCGACTGCCTGATGGTGCGTCTAGATACTTCCCGAGAATTTGTCCACGTCAACGGGCGTGGCTTAATTGCCATTGAAGAGAATGGACAGGTGATCGCCGCCAACGCCGTAGGCCGCGAACTCATCGCCGAGCACCAGCATCGCTGGCCACCGTGGTCTGCAAATCACACCCCAATGCTGGGTGAACTATTTGAGTGTGAGATCGCCGATATACTCAGTATTAATAGCGGTACTGATGATCAATTGCGTGCCTTCCGCGCTCGCGCCAGCAACACCATCCACTTTATTAGCCTGCTGGAACCCCGCCGCCCCCGCATGGCACAACGGACAACACCGCCTGCTTCTGAACTGCCGGAACCCTTAGCCCGGCTGGGTGCCGACGATCCCGCCATGCGCAAAGTGCAAAAGCTGGCCGAACGTTTGCGCAATGAAACCAACGTTAACGTATTGATTAGCGGCGAAACCGGCACCGGCAAAGAGGTGGTCGCACGCGCACTGCATGAAAGCGGCAATCGCGCCAAACAACCGTTTATTGCGGTTAATTGTGCGGCCATTCCCGAGTCATTGATTGAAAGCGAACTGTTTGGCTACGAACCTGGCGCCTTTACCGGTGGCCGTTCAAAAGGGATGCGTGGGCTTATTCCTCAGGCCCATGGAGGCACGCTGTTTCTAGACGAAATCGGCGATATGCCGTTAGCGCTACAAACTAGGCTGTTACGCGTGCTGGCCGAACGGGAAGTCATGCCGCTAGGCGCTAACACGCCAGTAAAAATCGACATTCGCGTTATTACAGCAACCCATCGACATATCGAAGAAATGATTCAGCAAGGAGAATTCCGCGAAGACCTCTATTACCGGCTTAACGGCGCGCAGCTGCGCTTACCCGCATTACGTGAACGCGCCGATAAACTGTATGTTATTCGCCGCGTATTTGAAGACATCGCCACCGAACGCGCCACGCACGTATCGCCGCGCCTGCGCGCAGATGCCATCAGTGCACTACTCGCCTACTCCTGGCCCGGCAATATTCGTCAGCTTAAAAATGCCCTCGCCTTTGCCCTGGCAACCTCAGAAAGTGACGAAATAACCGTTCACGACCTGCCAGAACAGTGCCTTAGCCAACGAATTACTCGCCACGAAGCGACGCAGCTTGTAGCCGATGTCAGTGAATCTCAGCCAGGCTCACTTACCCACCTGCTCAAGCAACACCACTGGAATATTAGCGCGGTTGCCCGTGCACTAGGCGTTTCACGGCCTACGGTCTACCGGCAAATGCAGCGCCAAGGAATAGTGCCCCCCAATTGGCAAGGATGA
- a CDS encoding LysR family transcriptional regulator, giving the protein MEIRWLEDFIALARTRHFSRAADEQHVTQPTFSRRIKLLEEEMGVTLINRQTLPLSLTPAGEEFLTLCEQVTDRVRLTRDRVREISAGQQRRIMVAAPQSLLPQFLPEWLASTGWQERIQPYLRATGWVASDYFQALGRAECDLAICYWPIGRCDLDIDTSACTYRVIGHERLIPVTGLDMNGAPCALLPGSRQQPAPWLAYPKRGLLGSAVKAHLARLPQSTYLTAQSENLYAAGIKELVLLGYGMSWLPERNIAAELSNGTLVRAGDSRWDVPMELRLYRHQNQHHAELDSLWSEIAPPRS; this is encoded by the coding sequence ATGGAAATTCGCTGGCTAGAAGACTTTATTGCCCTGGCCAGAACGCGACACTTCTCCCGCGCAGCGGATGAGCAGCATGTTACACAGCCCACCTTTTCACGGCGCATTAAATTGCTAGAGGAAGAGATGGGCGTAACGCTGATCAACCGGCAAACGTTGCCACTTTCGCTGACCCCCGCGGGAGAAGAGTTCCTGACGCTTTGCGAGCAGGTAACCGATCGCGTGCGCTTGACGCGTGACCGCGTGCGTGAAATCAGCGCCGGACAACAACGGCGTATCATGGTGGCTGCTCCGCAAAGTCTACTACCGCAGTTTTTGCCAGAATGGCTTGCGTCTACGGGCTGGCAAGAACGTATTCAGCCCTATTTACGCGCAACTGGCTGGGTAGCAAGCGATTATTTTCAAGCGCTTGGCCGAGCAGAGTGCGATCTAGCTATCTGCTATTGGCCCATCGGGCGGTGCGATTTAGATATTGATACCAGTGCCTGCACGTATCGGGTCATTGGTCACGAACGTTTAATTCCTGTCACAGGCCTAGATATGAATGGCGCACCTTGCGCGTTGCTACCCGGCTCACGCCAGCAGCCCGCGCCTTGGCTGGCCTATCCAAAGCGGGGCTTATTAGGCTCAGCGGTAAAGGCGCATCTTGCTCGTCTACCGCAGAGTACCTACCTCACGGCGCAAAGTGAAAACCTCTATGCGGCGGGCATTAAAGAGTTGGTTCTTCTTGGCTATGGCATGAGCTGGTTACCCGAACGCAACATAGCTGCTGAGCTATCCAACGGAACATTAGTTAGAGCAGGCGATAGCCGTTGGGACGTACCGATGGAGCTGCGCCTATACCGTCACCAGAACCAGCATCACGCCGAGCTGGATAGCTTGTGGAGTGAGATCGCTCCGCCACGCAGTTAA
- the dauA gene encoding C4-dicarboxylic acid transporter DauA translates to MALTGGARFNVSGPTAAFVVILFPIVQQYGLGGLLIASMMAGVILILLGVTRMGRLIQFVPYPVVLGFTAGIAVVIAVLQVPDFLGLETGKLGEHFVENVTVIVSSMPTLNPLELSVGAFTLIVMLIWPRLHIPIPAPLVGLAVGAFVAYGMNHWLSGPGVGNAVETIATRFTWEINGETGHGIPPIAPTLMAPWRLPGVDGEPLQLSFELIRALLGPAFAIAMLGAIESLLCAVVADGLTKTKHDPNAELIGQGLGNIVAPLFGGITATAAIARTATNIRSGARSPISAVIHAFVVLLAVVALAGLLGLVPMAALAALLFIIAWNMSEARHFLKTLRSAPPGDVSILVICFGLTVLFDMVLAVAVGVGLAAALFIRRMSMLTQTDQIDVDHHSTNHGLPAKVAVYDINGPLFFGAAEKALKSLHLIDPAIETVIIDMHDVPSMDGTAIVAFQSLIAEMKHQGVRLIIVGLKTRIIVKLRRAGIHKVAGSLTYCRHLEQASVVAQRWQKEHA, encoded by the coding sequence ATCGCGCTAACGGGCGGTGCCCGTTTCAACGTGTCTGGCCCGACGGCTGCCTTTGTCGTCATCCTTTTCCCGATTGTCCAGCAGTACGGGCTAGGCGGTTTGCTCATAGCATCAATGATGGCTGGCGTTATCTTGATACTGCTAGGCGTTACCCGGATGGGCCGACTGATTCAATTTGTTCCTTACCCAGTCGTGCTTGGATTTACAGCAGGCATCGCTGTTGTGATTGCCGTTCTGCAGGTGCCGGATTTCCTCGGCCTGGAAACAGGTAAGCTTGGTGAGCACTTTGTCGAGAATGTCACCGTTATCGTCTCTTCCATGCCCACGTTAAACCCGCTTGAACTGAGCGTGGGCGCCTTCACGTTGATCGTCATGCTTATCTGGCCACGCCTACACATACCCATCCCTGCGCCTCTTGTGGGGTTAGCTGTCGGGGCGTTTGTCGCTTATGGGATGAACCATTGGTTGAGTGGTCCCGGCGTGGGAAATGCTGTGGAAACGATAGCGACCCGTTTTACCTGGGAAATAAATGGAGAAACAGGTCATGGAATCCCGCCAATCGCGCCAACGTTGATGGCCCCTTGGCGTTTGCCAGGGGTCGATGGTGAGCCTCTGCAGTTAAGCTTTGAACTGATACGGGCACTTTTAGGCCCAGCGTTTGCTATTGCGATGCTGGGAGCTATCGAATCGTTGTTATGCGCGGTTGTGGCAGATGGTTTGACGAAGACCAAGCACGACCCCAATGCTGAGCTGATCGGCCAGGGGTTGGGAAATATTGTTGCACCTCTTTTTGGTGGCATCACCGCAACGGCTGCGATTGCGCGCACGGCCACCAACATTCGTAGTGGGGCCCGCTCACCGATATCTGCTGTGATTCATGCGTTCGTTGTTTTACTTGCAGTCGTTGCACTTGCTGGGCTGCTCGGTTTGGTGCCTATGGCAGCCCTTGCCGCACTGCTGTTTATCATCGCGTGGAATATGAGTGAGGCACGTCACTTCCTGAAAACGCTACGTTCAGCCCCTCCAGGGGATGTGAGTATCCTTGTGATATGTTTTGGCTTAACCGTGCTTTTCGATATGGTTCTGGCCGTTGCGGTGGGCGTTGGGTTGGCCGCTGCTCTGTTCATCCGAAGAATGTCCATGCTGACTCAGACTGATCAAATTGATGTTGACCATCACTCTACAAACCATGGGCTGCCCGCAAAGGTGGCAGTTTATGACATTAATGGCCCGCTGTTTTTTGGGGCTGCGGAAAAAGCGCTTAAATCACTGCATCTGATCGACCCGGCGATTGAAACAGTCATTATCGATATGCACGATGTGCCAAGTATGGATGGCACCGCCATTGTGGCTTTTCAGTCATTAATCGCTGAAATGAAGCATCAGGGCGTTAGACTGATTATCGTCGGCTTGAAAACAAGAATCATCGTTAAATTGCGCCGTGCTGGTATTCACAAGGTGGCTGGGTCATTGACGTACTGTCGTCATTTGGAACAAGCAAGCGTCGTGGCCCAACGCTGGCAGAAAGAGCACGCTTGA
- a CDS encoding 2,3-butanediol dehydrogenase, translated as MSESTMQAAVWYAAKDLRVEQMPIPTINDPHEVKVKVAACGICGSDLHEYAAGPIFIPVDKPHPISGEQAPIIMGHEFAGEVVEIGDNVTRVKVGDRVAIEPILSPNKDGAYQMERYNLTPLLGFHGLSGGGGGFSEFTVMGEHMVHKLPDDLSFEQGALVEPAAVALHAVRQSSLKAGDSAAVFGAGPIGLMTIEALKAAGAAQIYAVEVAPSRKAKAEALGAIVVDPQQEDAVEKLQTLSNGGVDVAFEVTGIPAVLNQSLHSTHEGGEVIVVSIWEGEASFQPNDLVIKERTMKGIIAYRHVYPAVMALMQRGYFRAEDMVTQRIPLADIVEEGFEALLNDKAQVKIIVTP; from the coding sequence ATGAGTGAGTCAACCATGCAGGCAGCGGTTTGGTACGCAGCGAAAGACCTTCGTGTTGAGCAAATGCCAATACCAACGATTAACGACCCTCATGAGGTAAAGGTCAAAGTAGCGGCGTGTGGTATTTGTGGTAGCGATTTGCATGAGTACGCTGCCGGGCCGATTTTTATTCCAGTCGATAAACCACACCCCATTAGCGGTGAACAAGCACCGATTATCATGGGTCATGAATTCGCCGGTGAAGTGGTTGAGATAGGTGACAACGTAACGCGGGTTAAAGTGGGGGATCGCGTTGCCATAGAGCCGATTCTTTCACCCAATAAGGATGGCGCTTATCAAATGGAGCGCTATAACCTCACGCCGCTATTGGGCTTTCATGGCCTTTCCGGCGGCGGCGGTGGCTTCTCGGAGTTCACCGTAATGGGTGAGCACATGGTACATAAGCTGCCGGATGACCTCAGCTTCGAACAAGGGGCACTCGTGGAACCCGCGGCGGTTGCCTTACATGCGGTGCGCCAAAGCAGTTTAAAAGCGGGAGATAGCGCGGCAGTGTTTGGCGCAGGCCCAATTGGGTTAATGACCATTGAAGCGCTGAAAGCTGCGGGTGCCGCTCAAATTTACGCCGTTGAAGTCGCGCCTTCACGTAAAGCCAAAGCTGAAGCACTTGGTGCAATTGTGGTTGACCCGCAGCAAGAAGATGCCGTGGAGAAACTGCAAACGTTAAGCAATGGCGGCGTTGACGTGGCGTTCGAGGTGACCGGGATTCCGGCAGTGCTGAACCAGTCGTTGCATAGCACCCATGAAGGCGGCGAAGTCATTGTGGTGAGTATTTGGGAGGGAGAGGCAAGCTTCCAGCCAAATGACCTAGTCATTAAAGAGCGCACCATGAAAGGGATTATTGCCTATCGCCATGTTTATCCGGCGGTGATGGCACTCATGCAGCGCGGCTACTTCCGCGCTGAAGATATGGTGACTCAACGCATCCCGCTAGCAGATATTGTCGAGGAGGGGTTTGAAGCACTGTTAAATGACAAGGCGCAGGTGAAAATCATCGTCACGCCTTAA
- a CDS encoding AAA family ATPase, which yields MAFDSTSSYIATDALKQAVNAAVVLQRPLLIKGEPGTGKTLLAEELAESLGTKLITWHIKSSTKAAQGLYEYDAVSRLRDSQLGVEGVENVGNYIKPGKLWEAFTAGERVVLLIDEIDKADIEFPNDLLQELDRMEFHVYETGETIRAEQRPIIVITSNNEKELPDAFLRRCFFHYIEFPDRETMQAIVDVHFPDIAPKLVGEALEVFFDLRNAPGLKKKPSTSELVDWLKLLMADELAQEALYHRDPAKALPPMAGALVKNEQDTHLLERLAFMMRRQKSTGR from the coding sequence ATGGCGTTTGATTCTACCTCTTCTTACATCGCAACTGATGCACTCAAACAGGCGGTCAACGCTGCGGTCGTGCTGCAGCGTCCACTGCTTATTAAAGGCGAACCCGGCACCGGTAAAACCCTGCTGGCCGAGGAACTCGCTGAATCCCTGGGCACTAAGCTGATTACTTGGCATATCAAGTCCAGCACCAAAGCCGCCCAAGGGCTTTATGAGTATGATGCGGTCAGCCGCCTGCGCGATTCCCAGCTGGGCGTTGAAGGGGTGGAAAATGTCGGTAACTACATCAAGCCCGGCAAGCTGTGGGAAGCCTTCACCGCGGGCGAGCGCGTGGTTCTGCTGATTGATGAAATCGACAAAGCGGATATCGAGTTTCCCAATGACCTGCTGCAAGAGCTGGATCGTATGGAGTTTCATGTTTATGAAACCGGCGAAACCATCCGCGCCGAACAGCGCCCGATTATCGTGATCACCTCAAATAACGAAAAAGAACTGCCTGACGCCTTCCTGCGTCGCTGCTTTTTCCATTACATCGAGTTCCCCGACCGCGAGACCATGCAAGCCATTGTGGATGTCCACTTCCCAGATATCGCCCCCAAGCTGGTCGGCGAAGCTTTGGAAGTGTTTTTCGATCTACGCAACGCTCCAGGGCTCAAGAAAAAGCCCTCTACCTCGGAGCTTGTCGATTGGCTCAAGCTGCTCATGGCCGACGAGCTGGCCCAGGAGGCGCTGTATCACCGCGACCCAGCCAAAGCCCTGCCACCAATGGCGGGCGCGCTAGTTAAAAACGAGCAGGATACTCACCTGCTAGAGCGCTTAGCGTTCATGATGCGTCGCCAAAAGAGTACGGGGCGCTAA
- a CDS encoding NAD(P)/FAD-dependent oxidoreductase translates to MSTIKAQGPQAATATVQGWLRDFDAALQGQDVERVLSLFGDECYWRDFLTFTWNLKTCEGKDEIQAMLNATLNNAQPTDWQLDGEATENGDIYDAWFTFKTAVASGKGYLRLKEGKCWTLLTTMQALNDYPEQCNHHRPKGAEHGANKQRETWLESRQREEAELGYTRQPYCVIIGGGQGGIGLGARLRQLGVPTIIIERNERAGDSWRNRYKSLCLHDPVWYDHLPYIPFPDNWPVFAPKDKVGDWLEMYTKVMELNYWSSTECQNASYDEAAGEWVVKVKRNGEEITLRPKQLVMATGMSGMPNVPTFPGAESFEGEQQHSSQHPGPDAYKGKKCVIVGSNNSAHDIAAALWEHDADVTMLQRSSTHIVKSDSLMEEVLGPLYSEEAVASGLTHEKADLVFASIPYKVLPDFQRLAFEAIKKRDAEFYQKLENAGFMLDFGDDESGLFLKYLRRGSGYYIDVGACDLVASGDIKLRSGVGIERINPHSITLTDGSELEADLIIYATGYGSMNGWAARLISQEVADKVGKCWGLGSDTTKDPGPWEGELRNMWKPTQQEALWFHGGNLHQSRHYSRYLALQLKARMEGLDTPVYGLQPVHHRA, encoded by the coding sequence ATGTCAACGATAAAGGCACAAGGCCCGCAAGCCGCCACGGCAACTGTTCAAGGGTGGCTTCGCGATTTTGATGCTGCCCTTCAAGGCCAGGATGTTGAGCGCGTGCTGTCTCTGTTTGGAGACGAGTGCTACTGGCGTGACTTCCTTACGTTTACCTGGAATTTAAAAACTTGCGAAGGCAAAGATGAAATTCAGGCCATGCTCAATGCCACGCTCAATAACGCACAGCCTACGGATTGGCAGTTAGACGGCGAAGCCACTGAAAACGGCGACATCTATGATGCGTGGTTTACTTTCAAAACAGCGGTTGCCAGTGGTAAAGGCTATTTGCGTCTTAAAGAAGGCAAGTGTTGGACGCTGTTAACCACCATGCAAGCGCTGAATGACTACCCTGAGCAGTGCAATCACCATCGCCCAAAAGGGGCCGAACACGGTGCCAATAAGCAGCGTGAAACGTGGTTAGAGTCACGACAGCGTGAAGAAGCTGAGCTTGGCTACACTCGGCAGCCGTATTGCGTGATTATTGGCGGCGGCCAGGGTGGCATTGGCTTAGGCGCACGGCTAAGGCAGCTGGGCGTGCCAACAATCATCATTGAGCGAAACGAGCGCGCGGGAGATTCCTGGCGTAACCGCTATAAGTCACTCTGCTTGCACGATCCAGTGTGGTACGACCACCTTCCCTATATTCCATTCCCAGATAACTGGCCTGTGTTTGCCCCTAAAGACAAAGTGGGCGACTGGTTGGAAATGTACACAAAAGTGATGGAGCTCAATTATTGGAGTTCCACTGAGTGTCAGAATGCTAGCTATGACGAGGCCGCAGGGGAGTGGGTGGTTAAGGTTAAGCGCAACGGCGAGGAGATCACGCTACGACCCAAACAGTTAGTGATGGCTACCGGTATGTCTGGGATGCCCAATGTGCCGACATTTCCAGGGGCGGAAAGCTTTGAAGGTGAGCAGCAGCACTCTAGCCAGCACCCAGGGCCGGATGCCTATAAAGGCAAGAAATGCGTCATCGTGGGCTCAAACAACTCGGCCCACGATATTGCCGCAGCGCTGTGGGAGCACGATGCTGATGTCACCATGCTGCAGCGTTCATCGACCCATATTGTGAAGTCTGATTCGCTGATGGAAGAGGTGCTAGGGCCGCTTTATTCGGAAGAGGCGGTGGCAAGTGGGCTAACCCATGAAAAAGCCGATCTGGTGTTTGCCTCGATCCCGTACAAAGTATTACCGGATTTCCAGCGCCTCGCCTTTGAGGCGATTAAAAAGCGCGATGCCGAGTTTTATCAGAAGCTTGAGAACGCAGGCTTTATGCTTGATTTCGGTGACGATGAATCGGGGCTGTTTTTGAAGTATTTGCGCCGTGGTTCAGGCTATTACATTGATGTAGGGGCTTGCGATTTGGTCGCCAGTGGCGACATCAAACTGCGCAGCGGCGTGGGCATCGAACGCATTAACCCGCACTCCATCACGCTGACAGATGGCAGCGAGCTTGAGGCTGACCTGATTATCTATGCCACCGGTTATGGCTCGATGAATGGCTGGGCGGCACGGCTTATTTCTCAAGAAGTGGCCGATAAAGTCGGTAAGTGTTGGGGGTTAGGTTCCGACACCACTAAAGACCCCGGTCCATGGGAAGGTGAACTGCGCAATATGTGGAAACCCACTCAGCAAGAGGCACTGTGGTTCCATGGCGGCAACCTACACCAGTCGCGGCACTACTCACGCTATCTAGCGCTGCAGCTAAAAGCCCGTATGGAAGGGTTAGACACCCCTGTTTATGGCCTGCAGCCAGTTCATCACAGAGCATAA
- a CDS encoding SulP family inorganic anion transporter, with protein sequence MSRQKFPVNFPIATGLRAAWRDGYGFADLRRDVMAGLTVGTVAVPLSMALAIATGVPPQHMVFTPRLLRVPSSR encoded by the coding sequence ATGTCGCGCCAAAAATTTCCCGTTAACTTTCCTATTGCCACTGGGCTTCGCGCCGCGTGGCGGGACGGTTATGGATTCGCTGATTTACGCAGAGATGTGATGGCAGGCCTCACCGTTGGTACCGTGGCAGTGCCTCTGTCAATGGCCTTGGCAATCGCTACAGGAGTGCCCCCTCAGCACATGGTCTTTACACCGCGATTGTTGCGGGTGCCATCATCGCGCTAA
- the pepQ gene encoding Xaa-Pro dipeptidase yields the protein MSASLFNLQRDHLAHLQQAYTDLLASHRLDSVAIYSGHANPHFGDDQAPTFQTYGHFMHWVGMADIQHSWLLIQPEKRPQLHLYAPADFWHLPTHLPEEPWVTEFDIQLCSEKPLPTLAGRAAVIGDIDPTTQLALDAQYQPQPLVNALDELRMFKTAYEIACLSEANRLAMAGHQAAQAAFIGASAELDIQLAYLAASRQRESDVPYQNIIGLNNHAGVLHYQHYDLSSPTKRHSLLVDAGRRFRGYCADITRTYAGPDAPSLYRNLIDDINQLKDTLVESVAPGVEFIALHEQMHRLLADILIANDLFQGSAEQAVDEGITRAFCPHGLGHSLGLQVHDVAGLRHPDGTLAPAPEQHPALRLTRTLRPGMVVTIEPGFYYIPMLLEPLRNKTLPINWSLVDLLANCGGIRIEDNIVVTENSQQNLTP from the coding sequence ATGTCAGCTTCTTTGTTTAACTTGCAGCGCGACCACTTAGCACATTTACAGCAAGCCTATACAGACCTGTTAGCCAGTCACCGTCTCGATAGCGTGGCCATTTACAGCGGCCACGCCAACCCACACTTTGGCGATGATCAAGCACCCACCTTCCAAACCTACGGCCATTTTATGCACTGGGTAGGCATGGCCGACATCCAGCACAGCTGGCTGTTAATTCAACCGGAAAAACGCCCGCAGCTACACCTGTATGCGCCAGCTGATTTCTGGCATTTGCCTACCCACCTGCCTGAAGAGCCGTGGGTTACTGAGTTTGATATTCAACTGTGTAGCGAAAAACCACTACCAACGCTAGCTGGCCGCGCTGCTGTGATCGGTGATATTGATCCCACCACACAACTCGCGCTAGACGCACAGTACCAACCGCAACCGCTGGTTAACGCTCTAGACGAACTACGCATGTTTAAAACTGCTTATGAGATTGCCTGTTTGAGTGAAGCTAACCGGCTCGCCATGGCAGGACATCAAGCAGCGCAGGCGGCGTTTATTGGCGCATCGGCTGAGTTAGATATTCAACTGGCGTACTTGGCTGCCAGCAGACAGCGGGAGTCCGATGTTCCCTATCAGAACATCATTGGGCTGAATAACCATGCAGGCGTATTACACTACCAACACTACGACTTAAGCAGCCCTACGAAGCGACATAGCCTGCTGGTTGACGCTGGACGCCGTTTTCGCGGCTACTGCGCGGATATTACACGCACTTATGCTGGACCTGACGCGCCAAGCCTCTATCGCAACTTAATTGATGATATTAATCAGTTAAAAGATACGCTGGTAGAAAGCGTTGCCCCAGGCGTGGAGTTCATTGCGCTACATGAGCAAATGCATCGTTTGCTGGCAGATATTCTTATTGCCAATGATCTTTTCCAGGGCAGTGCAGAACAGGCAGTTGATGAGGGGATTACGCGGGCCTTTTGCCCACACGGATTAGGGCATTCGTTGGGATTACAGGTTCACGATGTGGCAGGGCTGCGTCATCCAGACGGAACACTCGCCCCTGCTCCTGAACAGCATCCAGCGCTACGTTTAACCCGTACACTGCGCCCTGGCATGGTAGTAACCATAGAGCCTGGGTTTTACTATATCCCAATGCTATTAGAGCCCTTGCGCAACAAAACGCTACCGATCAACTGGAGCCTCGTTGACTTGCTAGCCAACTGTGGCGGCATTCGTATTGAAGATAACATTGTCGTGACGGAGAACAGCCAGCAAAACCTGACCCCATAA
- a CDS encoding CopG family transcriptional regulator → MVMEKKTARLTLLIDPQKKQAFEKLCASQDLTPSQVVRQLIRDYLHKHDVDYLAQITKNEQTP, encoded by the coding sequence ATGGTAATGGAAAAGAAGACTGCTCGGCTCACGCTGCTCATAGATCCTCAAAAGAAACAGGCCTTTGAAAAGCTATGTGCATCACAGGATCTGACGCCCTCGCAAGTAGTGCGACAACTAATACGTGACTACCTACATAAGCACGATGTGGATTACTTAGCGCAGATAACCAAAAATGAACAAACACCTTGA